One window of the Halarcobacter mediterraneus genome contains the following:
- a CDS encoding NAD(P)/FAD-dependent oxidoreductase: protein MDKKKLLYEFEKELEKKGISRRDALKAMGIATASTALLNPIETKASEAKASDVKAKIVIVGGGLAGISTAARLINSLSNPDVTVIEPSDVSVSYQPGNTFIGVGIYEKKDVMYELKDFLPKGVKLIKDKAVEFDPNNNNLTISSGERITYDYLVVAAGVALDFGRIKGLEELGNTYTMDEKSKIKELFDGTGVSTVYNTDAAVYTWKNMQATIEEAKKGKKLNAIFSHPDTAIKCGGAPKKIMYLMDARLNEVGKDVRANVNMTFYPNSMKMFSVKEYEDVIKEQYKQRNMNWKFAHNLKEVDIKNKVATFEHYWDEKGAWDPDLEEYDLLRRTKLVDVPYDFLHLTPPMKAPDEIGNSPIGSGRGWVPVNKETLQHVIYDNIFSLGDIAAVPLGKTGGSVRKQYKVVVDNIISAMEGKELTAKYDGYTVCPIITGIGSVMLAEFDWSMKPTPSFPLDPTKERYIWWLLKAYILKPMTQYGMLSGKV, encoded by the coding sequence ATGGATAAAAAAAAGTTATTATATGAGTTTGAAAAAGAACTTGAAAAAAAAGGTATCTCTAGAAGAGATGCTTTAAAGGCTATGGGAATTGCTACTGCAAGTACAGCATTATTAAATCCTATTGAAACAAAAGCATCTGAAGCCAAAGCTAGTGATGTAAAAGCAAAAATTGTAATAGTTGGTGGTGGTTTAGCAGGTATCTCAACTGCAGCTAGATTGATTAATTCTTTAAGTAATCCAGATGTTACTGTTATTGAACCAAGTGATGTATCAGTTTCTTATCAACCTGGTAATACATTTATTGGTGTAGGCATATATGAAAAAAAAGATGTAATGTATGAGTTAAAAGATTTTTTACCTAAGGGTGTAAAATTAATTAAAGATAAAGCAGTGGAGTTTGACCCTAATAATAATAATTTGACTATTTCTAGTGGAGAAAGAATTACTTATGATTATTTAGTAGTTGCTGCTGGGGTGGCTTTAGATTTTGGAAGAATCAAGGGTTTAGAAGAACTTGGTAATACTTATACAATGGATGAAAAAAGCAAAATCAAAGAGTTATTTGATGGCACAGGAGTAAGTACAGTTTATAATACTGATGCTGCTGTTTATACTTGGAAAAATATGCAAGCTACAATAGAAGAAGCAAAAAAGGGTAAAAAACTCAATGCTATTTTTTCTCATCCTGATACAGCAATAAAGTGTGGTGGTGCTCCTAAGAAAATAATGTATTTAATGGATGCAAGATTAAACGAAGTAGGAAAAGATGTTCGGGCAAATGTTAATATGACTTTTTATCCAAATTCAATGAAAATGTTTTCAGTAAAAGAGTATGAAGATGTTATAAAAGAACAATATAAACAAAGAAATATGAATTGGAAATTTGCTCATAATTTAAAAGAAGTTGATATTAAAAATAAAGTAGCAACTTTTGAACATTACTGGGATGAAAAAGGAGCTTGGGATCCGGATTTAGAAGAGTATGATTTATTAAGAAGAACAAAACTAGTAGATGTTCCTTATGATTTTTTACATCTTACTCCTCCTATGAAAGCTCCAGATGAGATTGGAAATTCTCCTATAGGTTCAGGAAGAGGTTGGGTACCTGTAAATAAGGAAACTCTGCAACATGTGATTTATGATAATATTTTTTCTTTAGGAGATATTGCCGCAGTTCCTTTAGGAAAGACAGGTGGTAGTGTGAGAAAACAGTATAAGGTAGTAGTAGATAATATAATTTCTGCAATGGAAGGAAAAGAGTTAACAGCTAAGTATGATGGATATACAGTATGTCCTATTATTACAGGAATTGGATCAGTTATGCTAGCAGAGTTTGATTGGAGTATGAAACCAACCCCATCATTCCCTT
- the glmM gene encoding phosphoglucosamine mutase produces MKLFGTDGVRGLAGEFLDAVTVLNLAKAAGIYFRKHSKTKKILVGKDTRRSGYMIENALVSGLTSVGYDVIQIGPMPTPAIAYLTESMRCDAGIMISASHNPFEDNGIKFFDNHGNKLGTQCENNIEKIFFNDEALKEGTVTGKNIGSSKRIDDVIGRYIVSIKSSFPNDLSLQGMRIVLDCANGAAYKVAPTILDELGADVITINDKPNGFNINESCGALYPNEVGKIVKEYRADIGIALDGDADRLVVIDEEGEVIDGDKLLGALCLFLKNENSLKGNACVATVMSNKALEDFLKDKGLNLIRANVGDKHVLEKMKENNVNFGGEQSGHIIFSDVAKTGDGLASALQVLALILRNKQKASIALNPFELYPQLLVNLKVSEKKPLEEIDGLEEILKPIREKGIRDLIRYSGTENKIRLLLEGKNKKEVEKSMKTLKDFISKVL; encoded by the coding sequence ATGAAACTATTTGGAACTGATGGAGTAAGAGGATTAGCTGGAGAATTTTTAGATGCAGTTACTGTATTAAACTTAGCAAAGGCTGCTGGTATCTATTTTAGAAAGCATTCTAAGACAAAAAAAATTCTTGTTGGAAAAGATACAAGAAGAAGTGGTTATATGATAGAAAATGCTTTAGTTAGTGGGCTTACTTCTGTGGGCTATGATGTGATACAAATAGGCCCTATGCCAACACCTGCCATTGCATATTTAACTGAAAGTATGAGATGTGATGCAGGTATTATGATTTCTGCTTCTCATAATCCTTTTGAAGATAATGGAATTAAATTCTTTGATAATCATGGAAATAAGTTAGGTACTCAATGTGAAAATAATATTGAAAAAATATTTTTTAATGACGAAGCTTTAAAGGAAGGTACTGTAACTGGTAAGAATATAGGTTCTTCAAAAAGAATTGATGATGTTATAGGAAGATACATTGTTTCAATTAAAAGTTCTTTTCCAAATGATTTATCTTTGCAAGGAATGAGAATAGTACTTGATTGTGCAAATGGTGCTGCATATAAAGTTGCTCCTACAATCTTGGATGAATTAGGTGCAGATGTTATTACTATAAATGATAAACCAAATGGCTTTAATATAAATGAATCTTGCGGGGCTTTATATCCTAATGAAGTAGGGAAGATAGTAAAAGAGTATAGGGCAGATATTGGAATAGCTTTAGATGGTGATGCAGATAGACTTGTAGTAATAGATGAAGAAGGAGAAGTTATAGATGGAGACAAATTACTAGGGGCTCTTTGTCTTTTCCTTAAAAATGAAAATAGTCTAAAAGGCAATGCTTGTGTTGCAACTGTCATGTCAAATAAAGCTTTAGAAGATTTTTTAAAAGATAAAGGCTTAAATTTAATAAGAGCTAATGTAGGTGATAAACATGTTCTAGAAAAGATGAAAGAAAATAATGTAAATTTTGGAGGAGAACAAAGCGGACATATAATTTTTTCAGATGTAGCAAAAACAGGTGATGGTCTAGCTTCAGCCTTGCAAGTATTAGCTTTGATTTTAAGAAATAAACAAAAAGCAAGTATTGCTTTAAACCCTTTTGAATTATATCCTCAACTTTTAGTTAATTTAAAAGTTAGTGAAAAAAAACCTTTAGAAGAGATTGATGGATTAGAAGAAATATTAAAACCAATTAGAGAAAAAGGAATTAGAGATTTAATAAGATATTCGGGAACAGAAAATAAAATTAGACTTTTACTAGAGGGCAAAAATAAAAAAGAGGTTGAAAAATCTATGAAAACCTTAAAAGACTTTATTTCAAAAGTTTTATAA
- the lspA gene encoding signal peptidase II gives MKKEYKLALFIFITIFVIDQFVKYAFVSFSWDIDGPFMSLKLAYNYGVAFSMFSFLQEYLKYIQLLIVLIATIYLLKNKEVFFKYYIAISILYSAGLSNILDRFTYGAVVDYFYWHYGFEFAIFNIADVMINLAVALIILMQIKEMRKEKKNKEIKF, from the coding sequence ATGAAAAAAGAGTATAAATTAGCTTTATTTATTTTTATAACAATTTTTGTAATAGATCAGTTTGTAAAGTATGCTTTTGTAAGTTTCTCTTGGGATATTGATGGTCCTTTTATGTCTTTGAAATTAGCTTATAATTATGGTGTAGCTTTTTCAATGTTCTCTTTTTTACAAGAATATTTAAAATATATACAATTATTAATTGTACTAATTGCAACAATATATTTATTGAAAAATAAAGAAGTCTTTTTTAAGTACTATATTGCAATTTCAATTTTGTATTCAGCAGGATTATCAAATATCCTAGATAGATTTACTTATGGTGCTGTGGTTGATTACTTTTATTGGCATTATGGCTTTGAATTTGCAATCTTTAATATTGCAGATGTGATGATTAATCTTGCTGTTGCATTAATTATTCTTATGCAAATAAAAGAGATGAGAAAAGAGAAAAAGAACAAAGAAATTAAATTTTAA
- the mobA gene encoding molybdenum cofactor guanylyltransferase MobA, protein MHQKPFDIPCVILSGGKSSRMEEDKSLLPFSTSDSLIQFQYNRLKPFFKKLYISSKINKFPFLNKEYLLLDESEVYSPIIALNTVFNFFKDETVFIITVDTPLVKINSLAKIIEEKTKENDICIARTKTNHNLCGVFESKACRDKIEEMLKKDIHKVGFLLNQMKTKTIKFLDEDEFINLNKKEDYYRAKLIISETNNYH, encoded by the coding sequence ATGCATCAAAAACCATTTGATATACCTTGTGTAATTTTATCAGGTGGTAAAAGTTCAAGAATGGAAGAAGATAAGTCTCTTCTTCCTTTTTCTACTTCAGACTCACTTATTCAATTTCAGTATAATAGATTAAAACCCTTTTTTAAAAAACTTTATATATCATCAAAAATCAATAAATTTCCTTTTTTAAATAAAGAATATTTACTTTTAGATGAAAGTGAAGTTTATTCTCCTATTATTGCATTAAATACAGTTTTTAATTTTTTTAAAGATGAAACAGTATTTATTATTACTGTAGATACACCTTTAGTTAAAATTAATTCACTTGCTAAAATAATAGAAGAAAAGACAAAAGAGAATGATATCTGTATAGCAAGAACAAAAACAAATCACAACTTATGTGGAGTATTTGAATCTAAGGCATGTAGAGATAAAATAGAAGAAATGCTAAAGAAAGACATACATAAAGTAGGTTTTTTGCTTAATCAAATGAAAACTAAAACAATAAAATTTTTAGATGAAGATGAGTTTATAAATTTAAACAAAAAAGAAGACTATTATCGAGCTAAACTTATCATAAGTGAAACAAATAATTATCATTAA
- a CDS encoding NAD(P)/FAD-dependent oxidoreductase — MANNNELEEALNIIDKELKKKGLSRRDALKVAGLGSASFLMGASEVQAATPAKASDAKAKILIIGGGLAGISTAARLTNTLSNPDITIIEPNPKSVSYQPGNTLIAAGIYTKDDIMYDTKDFIPNGVKVIQDKAIEFDPDNNNVKTEKGDTYSYDYMIVAAGLKLDLGRIQGLEEIGETTTLGDASKILSKLENTGVCTIYSTDAAVATWKEMQKFVDAAKSGKNVKGVFTHPNTSIKCGGAPKKIMYLTNSRLVEANARKNAELTFYPNGGTMFGVKEYHEAILKQFEARDFKWHYHHNLTGVDLDKKIATFDKHWEEKGAYDPDLEEYDIVTKHENVEVPYDLLHITPPMKAPDEIGNSPIGSGKGWVPVNKETLQHVKYDNIFSLGDIAAIPMGKTGGSVRKQYKVLVDNLVAKMEGKELTAKYAGYTVCPLITDIGKVMLAEFNWTKKPTPTFPLDPTVERYIWWLLKVYMLKPMTQYGMLSGRA; from the coding sequence ATGGCTAATAACAATGAGTTAGAAGAAGCTTTAAATATTATTGATAAAGAATTAAAGAAAAAAGGTTTATCAAGAAGGGATGCTTTAAAGGTTGCAGGATTAGGTTCTGCTTCTTTTTTAATGGGAGCAAGTGAAGTTCAAGCAGCAACACCTGCAAAAGCAAGTGATGCGAAAGCAAAAATTTTAATTATTGGTGGAGGACTTGCAGGTATTTCTACTGCAGCAAGATTAACAAATACTTTATCTAATCCAGATATTACAATAATTGAACCAAATCCAAAGTCGGTATCTTACCAACCAGGGAATACTTTAATTGCAGCAGGAATCTATACAAAAGATGACATAATGTATGATACTAAAGATTTTATTCCTAATGGTGTAAAAGTTATCCAAGATAAAGCAATTGAATTTGACCCTGATAATAATAATGTTAAAACTGAAAAAGGTGATACTTATTCATATGATTATATGATTGTAGCTGCTGGCTTAAAACTTGATTTAGGAAGAATTCAAGGTTTAGAAGAAATTGGAGAAACTACAACTTTAGGGGATGCTAGTAAAATCTTATCAAAACTTGAAAATACAGGTGTTTGTACAATTTATTCAACTGATGCTGCTGTTGCAACTTGGAAAGAGATGCAAAAATTTGTAGATGCTGCAAAATCTGGTAAAAATGTAAAAGGAGTATTTACTCATCCTAATACATCAATTAAATGTGGTGGAGCACCAAAGAAAATCATGTATCTTACAAATTCAAGATTAGTTGAAGCGAATGCAAGAAAAAATGCTGAATTGACATTCTATCCTAATGGTGGAACAATGTTTGGTGTAAAAGAATATCATGAAGCTATTTTAAAACAATTTGAAGCAAGAGATTTTAAATGGCATTATCATCATAATTTAACAGGTGTTGATTTAGATAAAAAGATTGCAACTTTTGATAAACATTGGGAAGAAAAAGGTGCGTATGACCCAGATTTAGAAGAGTATGATATTGTTACAAAACATGAAAATGTTGAAGTACCTTATGACTTACTACACATAACTCCTCCAATGAAAGCTCCAGATGAAATTGGAAACTCACCTATTGGTTCAGGAAAAGGTTGGGTGCCTGTAAATAAAGAAACATTACAACATGTAAAATATGATAATATCTTTTCTTTAGGTGATATTGCTGCAATTCCTATGGGAAAAACTGGTGGTAGTGTTAGAAAGCAATATAAAGTTTTAGTTGATAATTTAGTTGCGAAAATGGAAGGAAAAGAGTTAACTGCAAAATATGCAGGATATACAGTATGTCCTTTAATTACTGATATTGGAAAAGTAATGTTAGCAGAATTTAACTGGACAAAGAAACCAACTCCAACATTCCCTCTTGATCCTACAGTTGAAAGATATATTTGGTGGTTATTGAAAGTTTATATGCTGAAACCAATGACACAATATGGAATGTTATCAGGTAGAGCATAA
- a CDS encoding 3-isopropylmalate dehydratase large subunit, with protein sequence MGQTITEKIFSEHVGREVFAGEIIRSPIDMVIGNDITTPISIRAFEEGGFKELANPNGFAIVLDHFIPAKDIASANQAKISRDFAMKHDLKYFFDEKDMGIEHALLPEKGLVLPGDVIIGADSHTCTHGALGAFSTGMGSTDISFGMITGGNWFKVPESIKVVFKGKPAEHVTGKDLILEIIRILGVDGALYKTLEFTGESIQYLSMDDRFSLCNMAIEAGAKNGIVAFDETTKEFLDKVAEKNNGLRAEPKIHYSDEDAKYCQVIEIDTASLEPVIAYPFLPSNGHSVSQAVADEIRVDQVFIGSCTNGRLSDFKIAAEILDGKKVARHVRLILTPGTQQILREATKLGYIDTLVDAGAVVSNPTCGACLGGYMGILGDNEVCISTTNRNFVGRMGSRSSKIYLANSAVAAASAISGYITDPRSL encoded by the coding sequence ATGGGTCAAACAATAACAGAAAAAATATTTAGTGAACATGTAGGAAGAGAAGTTTTTGCAGGTGAAATTATAAGAAGTCCAATTGATATGGTAATTGGTAATGATATTACAACTCCTATCTCAATTAGAGCTTTTGAAGAAGGTGGATTTAAAGAGTTAGCAAATCCAAATGGTTTTGCAATTGTTTTAGATCACTTTATTCCAGCTAAAGATATAGCAAGTGCAAATCAAGCAAAAATTTCAAGAGATTTTGCTATGAAACATGATTTAAAATATTTCTTTGATGAAAAAGATATGGGAATAGAACATGCACTTTTACCAGAGAAAGGTTTAGTATTACCAGGAGATGTAATTATTGGTGCCGATTCTCATACATGTACACATGGTGCTTTAGGTGCATTTAGTACAGGTATGGGAAGTACAGATATTTCATTTGGTATGATTACAGGTGGAAACTGGTTTAAAGTTCCAGAATCAATAAAAGTAGTTTTCAAAGGTAAACCAGCAGAACATGTAACAGGAAAAGACTTAATTTTAGAAATAATTAGAATCTTAGGTGTTGATGGTGCTTTATATAAAACTTTAGAATTTACTGGTGAGTCTATTCAATACTTATCAATGGATGATAGATTTTCATTATGTAATATGGCTATTGAAGCTGGTGCAAAAAATGGTATAGTAGCTTTTGATGAGACTACAAAAGAATTCTTAGATAAAGTAGCTGAAAAAAACAATGGATTGAGAGCAGAACCAAAGATTCACTATTCAGATGAAGATGCAAAATATTGTCAAGTAATTGAAATTGATACAGCTTCTTTAGAACCAGTAATTGCATATCCATTTTTACCATCAAATGGACATTCTGTTTCTCAAGCAGTAGCTGATGAAATTAGAGTAGACCAAGTATTTATTGGTTCATGTACAAATGGTAGATTAAGTGATTTTAAAATTGCTGCAGAAATTTTAGATGGAAAAAAAGTAGCAAGACATGTTAGGCTTATTTTAACACCTGGAACTCAACAAATTTTAAGAGAAGCAACTAAGCTTGGCTATATTGATACTTTAGTAGATGCAGGAGCAGTTGTTTCAAATCCAACTTGCGGTGCATGTTTAGGTGGATATATGGGAATTTTAGGAGATAATGAGGTTTGTATTTCAACTACAAATAGAAACTTTGTAGGAAGAATGGGAAGTAGATCATCAAAAATTTACTTAGCAAATTCAGCAGTTGCAGCAGCAAGTGCAATTTCAGGTTACATAACAGACCCTAGAAGCTTATAA
- a CDS encoding substrate-binding domain-containing protein has translation MTLKKTTIALLASAALTVSLSAREQIKIVGSSTVYPFSSAVAEELGATTKYPTPVVESTGSGGGMKLFCAGNDLNTPDITNASRRMKTKEFTMCEKNGVTDITEAVIGYDGIAFAQDKSNKAFSISKEHLALAVAEEVPSKDGKSLVKNPYKKWSDIDASLPNREIIVYGPPKSSGTRDAFEEMVMQGTFKKMAVYTDLYKADKKANKKYKKYSVVRTDGVYVPSGENDNIIVQKLTKNKNAFGIFGYSFLIENDDKLSGAKVNGVSPTPESIASGKYPIARSLFFYTKNSHKKEVPAMNKYIEMFMSENMIGPDGILTEIGLIALPDAQRTEIRNSVIKAKKVTLESLKH, from the coding sequence ATGACATTAAAAAAGACAACAATTGCTTTATTAGCAAGTGCAGCACTTACTGTTTCTTTAAGTGCAAGAGAGCAAATAAAAATCGTAGGTTCTTCTACTGTATATCCATTCTCTTCTGCAGTAGCCGAAGAATTAGGTGCAACAACTAAATATCCAACTCCTGTAGTTGAATCAACTGGTTCAGGTGGAGGTATGAAATTATTTTGTGCTGGAAACGATTTAAATACTCCAGATATTACAAATGCTTCAAGAAGAATGAAAACAAAAGAATTCACAATGTGTGAAAAAAATGGTGTTACTGATATTACAGAAGCTGTAATTGGTTATGATGGAATTGCTTTTGCGCAAGATAAATCAAATAAAGCATTTTCAATTTCTAAAGAACACTTAGCATTAGCAGTAGCTGAAGAAGTTCCTTCTAAAGATGGTAAATCATTAGTTAAAAACCCATATAAAAAATGGTCAGATATTGATGCTTCATTACCAAATAGAGAAATTATTGTTTATGGACCACCAAAATCTTCTGGTACAAGAGATGCATTTGAAGAAATGGTAATGCAAGGTACTTTCAAAAAAATGGCAGTTTATACAGACCTTTATAAAGCTGATAAAAAAGCAAATAAAAAATATAAAAAATACTCTGTAGTTAGAACTGATGGTGTTTATGTTCCATCTGGAGAAAATGATAATATCATTGTTCAAAAATTAACTAAAAATAAAAATGCATTTGGTATCTTTGGATACTCTTTCTTAATTGAAAATGATGACAAATTATCTGGAGCAAAAGTAAATGGTGTTAGTCCAACTCCTGAATCAATTGCAAGTGGTAAATACCCAATTGCTAGATCATTATTCTTCTATACTAAAAATTCACATAAAAAAGAAGTTCCTGCAATGAATAAATACATTGAAATGTTTATGTCTGAAAATATGATTGGACCTGATGGAATCTTAACTGAAATTGGTTTAATTGCTTTACCAGATGCTCAAAGAACAGAAATAAGAAACTCTGTAATTAAAGCAAAAAAAGTTACATTAGAAAGCTTAAAACACTAA
- a CDS encoding GGDEF domain-containing protein yields MSTKIDVDKLDFAFQPIVNTHTGKIFAVEALIRNTEELGFSSIQDFFDKLSQKNILFSMDIILRKKAVKKFKKIDIHNLKLFYNVDNRFFAMPDFKIGETSKILEKNQLDKDSVCFEITEHSSLKDDELIKHIVSVYKANNFNIAIDDFGTGVSGLHLLYLSETNFIKIDKFFVEGINKDAKKRLFCASIVEMAHTLGIKVIAVGVETSGEYYSCKEIKIDYIQGFIVSKPILDIRKIKKSYSKENMFTKDRRVSHNNFIDKSFIDKIDPLNVSTSLHELFVYFKEHTLNTFVPIVDDNKKILGAIYEVDIKEISYSQYGLSLAKNDSFKAKLKNYIKPVLEIDITWGIDKALEIFNMRSDSQGIFVSKDSKYYGFINLNNLLSLSYKRNLEIAQNQNPLTKLPGNNQIDSFILNAFEKKIHTQIVYFDFNDFKPFNDTYGFRQGDRAILMFSEILQKNISNENFIAHIGGDDFFVAFTNSNYEEVHKIIHNIQEEFRINASSLYNEKDILNGYMTSKDRFGVSRNFNLLSVCAAIIEVSHKSTQNIFNSKLGEIKKLSKQYSYPYGSCICM; encoded by the coding sequence ATGTCAACTAAAATTGATGTTGACAAACTTGATTTTGCTTTTCAACCAATTGTAAATACTCATACAGGAAAAATTTTTGCTGTAGAGGCTCTTATTAGAAATACAGAAGAATTAGGTTTCTCTTCAATTCAAGACTTCTTCGATAAATTATCACAAAAAAATATTTTATTTAGTATGGATATTATACTAAGAAAAAAAGCAGTTAAAAAATTCAAGAAAATAGATATTCATAATCTAAAACTATTTTATAATGTAGATAATAGGTTTTTTGCTATGCCTGATTTTAAAATAGGGGAAACCTCTAAAATATTAGAAAAAAATCAACTTGATAAAGATTCTGTATGTTTTGAAATAACAGAACATAGTTCCCTAAAAGATGATGAACTTATAAAGCATATAGTAAGTGTATATAAAGCAAATAATTTTAATATTGCAATTGATGACTTTGGAACAGGAGTTTCTGGACTTCATTTATTATACTTGTCTGAAACAAACTTTATAAAAATTGATAAATTTTTTGTAGAAGGAATAAATAAAGATGCAAAGAAAAGACTTTTTTGTGCTTCTATAGTAGAAATGGCTCATACTTTAGGAATAAAAGTAATTGCTGTAGGAGTGGAAACTTCAGGAGAATATTACTCATGTAAAGAAATAAAAATTGACTATATTCAAGGTTTTATTGTCTCAAAACCTATTTTAGATATAAGAAAAATAAAAAAGTCATACTCTAAAGAAAATATGTTTACAAAAGACAGAAGAGTTTCACATAATAACTTTATTGATAAATCATTTATTGATAAAATTGATCCTTTGAATGTAAGTACTAGCTTACATGAATTGTTTGTATATTTTAAAGAGCACACTTTAAATACCTTTGTTCCAATTGTAGATGATAATAAAAAAATTTTAGGAGCAATATATGAAGTTGATATAAAAGAGATTTCATACTCACAATATGGTTTATCATTAGCTAAAAATGACTCTTTTAAAGCAAAACTAAAAAATTATATTAAACCCGTATTAGAAATTGATATTACTTGGGGAATAGATAAAGCCTTAGAAATATTTAATATGAGAAGTGATTCCCAAGGTATTTTTGTAAGTAAAGACTCAAAATACTATGGCTTTATAAACTTAAATAACCTACTAAGCCTATCATATAAAAGAAATTTAGAAATTGCACAAAATCAAAACCCTTTAACAAAGTTACCAGGTAATAATCAAATTGATAGTTTTATATTAAATGCCTTTGAAAAAAAAATTCATACACAAATAGTTTATTTTGACTTCAATGACTTTAAACCTTTTAATGACACATATGGTTTTAGACAAGGAGATAGAGCAATTTTAATGTTCTCCGAAATTTTACAAAAAAATATCTCAAATGAAAACTTCATAGCTCATATTGGTGGAGATGATTTTTTTGTTGCTTTTACAAATAGTAATTATGAAGAAGTTCATAAAATAATCCATAATATTCAAGAGGAATTCAGAATAAATGCTTCAAGTTTATATAATGAAAAAGATATTTTAAATGGATATATGACCTCTAAAGATAGATTTGGAGTAAGTAGAAACTTTAATCTACTTTCTGTTTGTGCTGCAATAATTGAAGTTTCACATAAAAGCACACAAAATATATTTAACTCAAAACTCGGAGAGATTAAAAAACTTTCAAAACAATACTCTTATCCTTATGGTAGCTGTATTTGCATGTAA
- the rpsT gene encoding 30S ribosomal protein S20 → MANHKSAEKRARQTKVRTERNRFYKTRIKNVTKNVLTAIETADKEKAVEAMKSANKYLHHCVSKGILKKGTAARKVSNLQLKVNSL, encoded by the coding sequence ATGGCAAATCATAAATCTGCTGAAAAAAGAGCAAGACAAACTAAGGTTAGAACAGAAAGAAATAGATTCTATAAAACTAGAATTAAAAATGTTACTAAAAATGTATTAACAGCAATTGAAACTGCTGATAAAGAAAAAGCTGTAGAAGCTATGAAATCTGCAAATAAATATCTTCACCATTGTGTATCAAAAGGTATTCTAAAAAAAGGTACTGCAGCAAGAAAAGTTTCAAACTTACAATTAAAAGTTAATTCTTTATAA
- the prfA gene encoding peptide chain release factor 1 produces MLQDKLQTFIDRYEEINKLLISPDITSDIKRMTDLSREQSNIEPIVSKAKEYIKVLEDIEENKIMLDDPELGELAKEELKELEAQKPVLEEEIKFLMIPKDPNDDKNIYLELRAGTGGDEAAIFVGDLFRAYLKYAENNGWKVELMNQSESEAGGYKEIVALFKGDHVYSKLKFEGGTHRVQRVPATESQGRVHTSAITVAVMPEVDDVEIDINSNDLKIDVMRASGNGGQSVNTTDSAVRITHIPSGIVVTNQDQKSQHKNKDKAMKVLKARLYDLQMQEKMQEEGATRKEQVGTGDRSGRIRTYNYPQGRISDHRINLTLYRLDAIMNDGLFDEVIDPLITDYQARLIEANGL; encoded by the coding sequence ATGCTACAAGATAAACTACAAACTTTTATAGACAGATATGAAGAGATTAATAAACTATTAATCTCTCCAGATATAACATCTGATATAAAAAGAATGACAGATCTTTCAAGAGAACAATCTAACATTGAACCTATTGTTTCTAAAGCAAAAGAATACATTAAAGTGTTAGAAGATATTGAAGAAAATAAAATAATGCTAGATGATCCAGAACTTGGAGAATTAGCTAAAGAAGAGCTTAAAGAGCTAGAAGCTCAAAAACCTGTATTAGAAGAAGAAATTAAATTTCTTATGATTCCTAAAGATCCTAATGATGATAAAAACATCTACCTAGAACTAAGAGCTGGTACTGGAGGAGATGAAGCGGCAATCTTCGTAGGAGACCTTTTCAGAGCATACTTAAAATATGCCGAAAATAATGGTTGGAAAGTTGAACTTATGAATCAAAGTGAAAGTGAAGCAGGTGGATATAAAGAAATTGTAGCTTTATTTAAAGGTGATCACGTTTATTCAAAACTAAAATTTGAAGGTGGGACACATAGAGTTCAAAGAGTTCCTGCTACAGAATCACAAGGTAGAGTTCATACTTCAGCAATTACTGTTGCAGTTATGCCTGAAGTTGATGATGTTGAAATTGATATCAATTCAAATGATTTAAAAATTGATGTTATGAGAGCAAGTGGAAATGGTGGACAATCAGTAAATACAACTGACTCAGCAGTTAGAATTACTCATATTCCAAGTGGAATAGTTGTAACAAACCAAGACCAAAAGTCTCAACATAAAAATAAAGATAAAGCAATGAAAGTTCTTAAAGCTAGACTTTATGACTTACAAATGCAAGAAAAAATGCAAGAAGAAGGTGCCACAAGAAAAGAACAAGTTGGTACTGGAGATAGAAGTGGAAGAATTAGAACTTATAATTATCCACAAGGAAGAATATCAGATCATAGAATTAATCTAACTTTATATAGATTAGATGCAATTATGAATGATGGACTTTTTGATGAAGTAATTGATCCTCTTATTACTGATTATCAAGCAAGACTTATTGAAGCAAATGGGCTATAA